The following is a genomic window from Adhaeribacter radiodurans.
TTGCTGGTTTACCCGTTTTGCTCCCACCTTTTTTCGGTTCGGCGACCAAAGCTTATTTGTAACGAAAGAAAATTTTGCTAAAGCCGGCGGTTATAACGAAGAATACCGCGTATTAGAAGACCAGGAAATTATTAAACGCCTGAAAAAAACCGGAAAATTTGTAATCATCAAAAAGCCGGTTTTAACCTCAGCTCGTAAGTATGTAAGCCATGGTATTTATAAAACCCAAGGAATATTCTACCTGATTTATGCCTTGTACCGCTTAGGATTTTCGCAAAACAGATTAGTTAGTACGTACAAGAAACTGATTCCGGAAGAAAAAATCTGAATAATTGCCTATATAATTGTATGAAACCCAACGATGATAATGCCAGATTACCCGTGGATCAACGGCCCTTTCGCGTGCTAATAATTTCGGGTTCGGATAGGCGCCAGTATAATTGCCCCGGCGTAGATAGTAAATCCAGGGCCTTAATGTTGCAAATGGCGGATATGCTGCCACCCGAATGGGAAATAGATTACGAAGATTTAGGCAACGTGTATGGTCGGGCCCGGATTCAAAGCTGCAATGCCTGCGTATCTACCTCTATGGCTTTATGCGTTTGGCCGTGTAATTGTTACGAAAAAAACAGCTCCTCGGAACCGGATTTACTTTGGGATGTAGATCTGTACGCGCGCCTGGATATGGCAGATGCCTGGGCGATTATTGGTCCGATAAACTGGTATGGCCCTACCAGCAATCTAAAATTAATGTTCGACCGATTGGTGTGCATGAATGGCGGCAACCCAGACGAAAACACCATCGACCACAAAGATCCGGAAAAAGCCATGGAATTAGAACACCAGGAAAAATGGCAGTCCATGAGCCAGAACCATTTGGAAGGCCGTACGGCCGCTTTTTTCTGTTACGGCGATGAAGGTGGGGATGAAATGGACAAAACCGGCCGCCCGAAAATACTACGCCACAAACAATATTTTGATCCGCAAGCCGAGCCTTATGCGCACGAACGCGATGCTTATGCCCCCTTAGTCTGGCAATGCCGGTACGGCGGTGTGGAAGTACCGGATAATTTATGGGTACATTGCACCAGTGGTAAAGGACGGAAGTACAGCGATAACCAAGCCGAAGACATGATTCAGGAACAGGAATTTATGGCTACTTTCAACCAATGGGTACAGGAATTTACTTTATTTGTAGCCGAAAAAGGGAAAGTACCGCCTAACCAATACCGCGCTTACGGCTACGAAAGACCTAATAATTTACTAAAAGAACTAAAAACCGGTATCAGAGCCTGGAAATTACGTTTTGGTTTAGAGCCGGAAAATTCTTCTAACCAGGTGCAAAAAGAACTCGGAATAAATGACGACACTACTTTAAATCCTAAAAAAAGTGAAGGCGAAAAATTAAGAAATAAGTAAATCTTATTACTGCCTTAAACTACTTTAACGCCTTATTATTTTATCAGCGATAAGTTATAGGAAATTCCCAACCGGAAACCTTGGTTGTATTCAAAAATAGATTTTCCTGAAATGGGTTCTGCTCCGGCATGCTGGGTTATTTGATACAGGTAATTTAATTCTACCTGAAAATCATCGGTAAACTGGTAACCTAAACCGCCTGATAAACGGTTCTGATTAAAAATATTGCGGCCAACATTTTTACCAAAACCTATGAACAACTCATCAAAAAAATTCAGATACCATTCCTGGCCTTCAATCGAACGACCTTGTAAGGGTATTAATAAAGCTATTTGGTAACGAATGCGGTTCTGGTATTCCCAACTTTGTACCGATTTGCCCTTGTTTTCCGCTAATTGCCCAATCCAGCGTTGTTCCAACCGAAACCGGTGAGTAATTGGCAAATAACCAATAGTATCATACAATTGAATATCCTGATGAAAACGGCGCTCCGGGTAAGGTTCACCGGTATCTGCCGCCGGAAAATCGCCAAACGGATATGTAATAAAGGAAGTATACCCCGTTCCCAATTTTACCTGGGGGAGCAGGCGATACGAAAAACCGACCCGGGCCAACGATTGCTGCCACGATTTAATAAAATGTACCCGGCGCCATTGGTACTCGGTATGCAAGGCCCAACGCTTCCCTAACGAATGGTCTCCCTCGTAAACGTACCAGCCCAATTGATTTTTATCATTTATCCGGTCCTGACTAAAACCCTTAACCGTTAAAAAAATTAAAAGGCTGCCGAAAAGTAGTTTATAGCCCAAAACACGAATAGTTATATAGAATACCTGAGTTATTAGCTCTCAACAAAATTTTGTATTAGTAATACGACAACCGTAAATAAAGTAAACATGATGCTCTAATTAATTCGCTGCAATGTTAAGAATGATTAAAAATCTTGTGGGTGGCTGCCAGGCTTACCTTTTCAGAAAAATAAGAATACTACTTTATAGCCACTAAACTACGGCTCTGCTATAAAACTCAATTAAATTTTATAGGGAAGTATTCTAGCTTTTGCCGTATAAAATAGAAAAGTAAAGCTGTTGTGTTTCAGACAAAAAATCAGCTTCCTTATTTTCCCAAGTAAACCTTAAACCATGGCAGCAACTACCGTAAATCCACAAAGCCTAACTAATTCTTTTTATAAATTGGAAGGTATCCAAGACCTGGACCCGTTGTTGGAAAGAATTGGCGAGGCTAAGTTCGTGTTGCTCGGGGAAGCTTCTCATGGAACCCACGAATATTATACCTGGCGGGCAGAAATATCGAAGAGGCTCATTCAGGAAAAAAATTTTTCATGTATTGCCGTAGAAGGCGATTGGCCAGATTGTTTTGAAATAAACCGTTGGATAAAAGCTTATCCGGGTACTCCAAACACCATTCTGGAAGTTTTAAATAATTTTAATCGTTGGCCTACCTGGATGTGGGCCAACTGGGAAATAAGCGCCTTGGCGCAGTGGATGCGAAATTACAACGACCAACTTGCTCCGGAAAAGAAAATTGGGTTTTATGGTTTAGATGTTTACAGTTTGTGGGAGTCTATGAGAATTATTGTGGATTATCTGGAAAAAGAAGATCCGGAAGCGGCCTCGTATGCCAGAAAAGCCATAGACTGTTTTGAGCCTTACGGCGAAGAAGACGCATACGCTGCCCGCTTGGGTTCTATTAAAAAAACCTGCCGCGAAGAGGTGTTACGTTTATTGTTAGAAGTAAAAGAAAAAGCCCCCCAGTACGACCATGCTCCCGAAGCCGGTTTAAATGCCGAAATTAATGCCTTGGTAGCAGCCAACGGCGAAAAATATTATAGAACTATGGCTTCTTTTGGTGGCAATTCCTGGAATGTACGCGACCAACACATGGTAGAAACCCTGAATACCATTCTCAATTACCTTGGGGCAGATGCTAAAGTAATAGTGTGGGAGCACAACACCCACATTGGCGATGCACGTGCTACCGACATGGTCGACGATGGTGACATTAACGTGGGGCAACTAATACGGGAACAGCATCGGGCCGAAGAAGTAGTATTGGTAGGGTTTGGATCGTACGAAGGTACTGTAATTGCCGGCCGGGGTTGGGATGCGCCAATGCAAAAAATGCTGGTTCCGCCTGCCATTAAAGGTAGCGTTGAAGAAAAACTACATGCGCTTTCACCAGAAAACAAGCTTTTACTATTTAATAAAAACCCGGGATCGATAGAGTTATTTAAGGGCTGGCTTGGACATCGGGCGATTGGGGTAGTGTATAACCCAGACCGGGAAAGAGGAAATTACGTTCCAACTAAATTAACGGAGCGCTACGATGCTTTCTTGTACCTAGATAAAACGCGAGCTTTGCATCCTTTGCATTTAAAGCCACAAGGCCATTTAACGCCGGAAACTTTTCCTTTCGGGATGTAATCAATTATTGCTTTACTGGGATGAGTTTTAGGTAGAGTTGTTAAACTATGTTTTAAATTTTACTAAAACCGAAAATTAATTCTTAACCACTAAATTGCTTGTCTGTAAAATGGGCTTTTTATTTAAATACACCTTCCAGGTATCCGCCCGTTAATTATCCGTTAATCTACGGCTGTAACCTAAAATGCTTTAATGGGTAACTAAACTAATGAAAATTATATTTCCAAAATTTGACAAGTTAGGCATGCCTTTGCTAGGTTTAGCCGCGGCTACTTTCTTTATAATTGAAACCAAAAAACAACTCCGGAAACGTACCCGTCCCAAAACAGAACGCATAATAGAGAATGGCGCGGTAGCCGCTGTTGCACTGCCGGCTTTGCGCTTATTGTTGCTGCCAGGAATGTATGCTGCTGCCAGGCTGGCCCAAAAGAAAAATTTTGGTTTACTTAATTGGTTGCCATTACCCAAATGGCTGCGTTATGCAGCGGGCTTCTTGCTACTCGATTACACCAATTATTTCTGGCATGTGTTGCTGCACCAATCCAATTTATTGTGGCGCTTTCATAACATCCATCACATGGACCTGGATATGGATCTTTCCACTGCCTGGCGATTTCACATCGGGGAAAATATTTTCTCTTTACCTTACCGGAGTGCGGCGGCGGCACTATTAGGGGTACCCGGTTCCTTGGTTTTGTTTTATGAAGTAATTTTTGAAGGTTGCACGGCCTTTCATCATTCCAACATACGGCTACCCTACGAAGCAGAACGCCGCCTAAACTGGGTGCTGGTAACTCCCCGGATGCACGGCATTCATCATTCTATTGTGGCCAGAGAAACCAATAGCAATTTCTCGGTAATATTTTCGTGGTGGGACCGCCTGCATCAATCACTCCGGTTAAACGTGCCCCAAAATGAAATTACTATCGGTGTGCCGGCTTACCGCGACCCAAAAGAACAATCGCCTAAACAGCTCTTTCTACTGCCTTTTACCCAACAGCGTCCCTGGCATTTACCCGATGGCACCGTGCCTGAGCGAGAAGAACTGTACCCACCTCACCACTTATGCCCTTAAAAAAAGTAAATACAATACTCTTTTTATAACCAGAAGTAAATAAAAGGACACACGTATAAAAATAGTAGATATTATATCCAAATAGTAAAAAGCTATAAGTTGTGCTTAGAGTTAGTGTAGGCGCTCTAAGCACTTTATGAGCAATCAATCTCTGATTGGCGAAAAAAAGTATGTGAGTAAACACTCATTAGATATTAGCGTTTTTAAAAAGGATATAAACTGCTCACGCGAACTCTACTCATAACTGCTTTTCTATGGTCGGCAGTTGATACTGTTTGTTATAACAAGCGCTAATTACTCGGATTTATCTAAGGTTAAAAAAAGATTATTCAGTGCCTCGGCGTACAAAGGATGAGCTAAAATCATTTCTTTCAGAATTGTATAATTTACTTTTCCGACCATAGCCATTTGCAACAACGACATTATTTCGCCCCCCTCCTGCCCTACTACCGTAGCGCCTAAAATCTGACCGTTATTGCTGTCTATTATAGCTTTTATTAAACCGCGCGTATCACCTGTTTCAATGGCGCGGGCAACCTGGCTCATGGGCAGCTTTGCTACTTTAAAATTTAATTTTTTCTTTCGAGCATCCGATTCTGATAATCCTACCCGGCCTACTTGCGGATCGGTAAACATGCAGTAAGGAACCAGGCGGTTAGTGGTTGTTTCTTCTTTATTCTCCAATAAATTATGGTACAAGATAACGTAATCATTATAGGAGATGTGGGTAAATTTTGCTTCACCGGTTATATCGCCTAAAGCATAAATATGAGGAGTGGTGGTTTCGAGCTTATTATTTACTTCTATATACCCTTTGGCAGTAGTTTTTACCCCAGCGGCTTGCAGGTTTAAGGTATCCGTATTAGGAGTTCGGCCGGCGGCTAATAAAATATGCGAGCAGGTTATTTCGGTTTCCTGACTTGCTATGTTTACAGTTAAAGAAATTTGTTCTTTATTTTTAACTACTTTACTGGTTTTTGCCTGCGTATAAATCTGAATACCTTCGTCCTGCAAAAACGTTTGTACTTCAGCGGCTATATCTTCGTCTTCGTGGTCCAGAAAGTGATCGTTGTGGTCTAAAATAGTAACCTGACTGCCAAAACGACGGTACATTTGTCCAAACTCCAAGCCAATATAACCTCCGCCAATAATTACCAGGTGTTCCGGCAATTGTTCACTTTCCATTAGGGTGGTAGAAGTAAAGTAATCCACCTCTTGTAATCCCGGGATATCCGGCACCGCAGGGCGAGTACCCGCATCAATAAAAATTTTATCGGCAGTAATGGTTTGGGAACCACCTGTTTTTAGTTGAATAAGAATTTGTTTCTGGTTCACAAATGAAGCTTCCCCGAAAATTAAAGATAGATTAGCGGTGTTTTCCAGGCCTTTCTGGGAGCCACCGCGAAATTTTTCAACTACCTGGGTTTTTCGGGCAATTATTTTAGGCAGATTTACCTGAAAGCTATTTACCTCGATGCCCCATTTCTCTGCCTGCGCAAGGGTATTTGCTACTTTAGCCGAAGCGATCATGGTTTTAGTGGGAGTACAACCAACGTTCACGCAGGTACCGCCCACCAGGTTTTTTTCAATCAACGCCGTTTTCCAACCAGCCTGAGCCAGTTTTTTAGCGAGCGGCGTACCGCCTTGACCGGAACCAATTATAACAGCCTGATAATGTTCCATAAATTCAACAGGTTACATTTACTTTAACTACTAAGGGTAAGCTACAAATTTTATTAATAGGTAGATAAAAATTAAATAAGGCGGTGTTCCCGCATCAAAATAAATAATGCCCGTAGAATCCGGACAAGCTTAAAAAAGTAAAATTATACCGCACGTTTTCTACATCTGTTTAGATACCTACTTTTTTATTCGTCCGGGCAGCTTCGTAAATAGCCAATAAAATTCGCACATCCCGCAGCCCCATTTCGCCGGGTACCTGGGTAGGTTTGTTGTTTCGTACGCAATTAGCAAAATCATCCATTTGCCGGGCTTGTTGGTTTACTTCCTCAAAATCCATTTTCCCCTGACTTGTTTCTCCTTTAATTCCGGAATAGCTATAAGCCGGGTCTAGCCGCCACCAGCCATCCCGGGCTTCGCCGTACAAAAAGCCGGCTTCGTCGTTGTAACTGCTCACACAATCGGCAATCACGCCGCCTTCAAACTGCATTTGCCAGCTAATGGATTGCTCTACAGTTTTGAAATAAT
Proteins encoded in this region:
- a CDS encoding mercuric reductase encodes the protein MEHYQAVIIGSGQGGTPLAKKLAQAGWKTALIEKNLVGGTCVNVGCTPTKTMIASAKVANTLAQAEKWGIEVNSFQVNLPKIIARKTQVVEKFRGGSQKGLENTANLSLIFGEASFVNQKQILIQLKTGGSQTITADKIFIDAGTRPAVPDIPGLQEVDYFTSTTLMESEQLPEHLVIIGGGYIGLEFGQMYRRFGSQVTILDHNDHFLDHEDEDIAAEVQTFLQDEGIQIYTQAKTSKVVKNKEQISLTVNIASQETEITCSHILLAAGRTPNTDTLNLQAAGVKTTAKGYIEVNNKLETTTPHIYALGDITGEAKFTHISYNDYVILYHNLLENKEETTTNRLVPYCMFTDPQVGRVGLSESDARKKKLNFKVAKLPMSQVARAIETGDTRGLIKAIIDSNNGQILGATVVGQEGGEIMSLLQMAMVGKVNYTILKEMILAHPLYAEALNNLFLTLDKSE
- a CDS encoding sterol desaturase family protein, yielding MKIIFPKFDKLGMPLLGLAAATFFIIETKKQLRKRTRPKTERIIENGAVAAVALPALRLLLLPGMYAAARLAQKKNFGLLNWLPLPKWLRYAAGFLLLDYTNYFWHVLLHQSNLLWRFHNIHHMDLDMDLSTAWRFHIGENIFSLPYRSAAAALLGVPGSLVLFYEVIFEGCTAFHHSNIRLPYEAERRLNWVLVTPRMHGIHHSIVARETNSNFSVIFSWWDRLHQSLRLNVPQNEITIGVPAYRDPKEQSPKQLFLLPFTQQRPWHLPDGTVPEREELYPPHHLCP
- a CDS encoding erythromycin esterase family protein, with protein sequence MAATTVNPQSLTNSFYKLEGIQDLDPLLERIGEAKFVLLGEASHGTHEYYTWRAEISKRLIQEKNFSCIAVEGDWPDCFEINRWIKAYPGTPNTILEVLNNFNRWPTWMWANWEISALAQWMRNYNDQLAPEKKIGFYGLDVYSLWESMRIIVDYLEKEDPEAASYARKAIDCFEPYGEEDAYAARLGSIKKTCREEVLRLLLEVKEKAPQYDHAPEAGLNAEINALVAANGEKYYRTMASFGGNSWNVRDQHMVETLNTILNYLGADAKVIVWEHNTHIGDARATDMVDDGDINVGQLIREQHRAEEVVLVGFGSYEGTVIAGRGWDAPMQKMLVPPAIKGSVEEKLHALSPENKLLLFNKNPGSIELFKGWLGHRAIGVVYNPDRERGNYVPTKLTERYDAFLYLDKTRALHPLHLKPQGHLTPETFPFGM
- a CDS encoding NAD(P)H-dependent oxidoreductase, which encodes MKPNDDNARLPVDQRPFRVLIISGSDRRQYNCPGVDSKSRALMLQMADMLPPEWEIDYEDLGNVYGRARIQSCNACVSTSMALCVWPCNCYEKNSSSEPDLLWDVDLYARLDMADAWAIIGPINWYGPTSNLKLMFDRLVCMNGGNPDENTIDHKDPEKAMELEHQEKWQSMSQNHLEGRTAAFFCYGDEGGDEMDKTGRPKILRHKQYFDPQAEPYAHERDAYAPLVWQCRYGGVEVPDNLWVHCTSGKGRKYSDNQAEDMIQEQEFMATFNQWVQEFTLFVAEKGKVPPNQYRAYGYERPNNLLKELKTGIRAWKLRFGLEPENSSNQVQKELGINDDTTLNPKKSEGEKLRNK
- a CDS encoding DUF2490 domain-containing protein, coding for MGYKLLFGSLLIFLTVKGFSQDRINDKNQLGWYVYEGDHSLGKRWALHTEYQWRRVHFIKSWQQSLARVGFSYRLLPQVKLGTGYTSFITYPFGDFPAADTGEPYPERRFHQDIQLYDTIGYLPITHRFRLEQRWIGQLAENKGKSVQSWEYQNRIRYQIALLIPLQGRSIEGQEWYLNFFDELFIGFGKNVGRNIFNQNRLSGGLGYQFTDDFQVELNYLYQITQHAGAEPISGKSIFEYNQGFRLGISYNLSLIK